The Anguilla anguilla isolate fAngAng1 chromosome 4, fAngAng1.pri, whole genome shotgun sequence genome has a window encoding:
- the si:dkey-51e6.1 gene encoding 14 kDa phosphohistidine phosphatase: protein MAANVLCKVSDVEIDPDGVFKYILVRVKVKDGAEYKDIVRGTKNAQYHNHIFEKVSPEMQNFGLDCTCLGGGKIEHNSKEKTIRVFGESTGYGKAEHSVTAEKLKSAFQDYNITWSDDKK from the exons ATGGCCGCGAATGTACTGTGCAAAGTTTCTGATGTTGAAATCGACCCTGACGGAgtgttcaaatacattttggtcAGGGTGAAGGTAAAAGACGGAGCAGAGTACAAAGACATAGTGAGAGGCACAAAGAATGCTCAGTATCACA ATCACATATTTGAGAAGGTCAGTCCTGAGATGCAGAACTTCGGACTGGACTGCACctgtttgggaggggggaagatTGAGCACAACAGTAAGGAGAAGACGATCAGAGTTTTTGGTGAATCTACA GGCTATGGCAAAGCAGAGCATTCAGTGACTGCTGAAAAGCTGAAGTCCGCCTTCCAAGACTACAATATCACCTGGTCTGATGACAAAAAGTAG
- the sele gene encoding E-selectin isoform X1, with protein sequence MECSYAKQGPCGFRVLNSLALITFLHFSSWKGVDGWSYHYSKTTMNWESARKWCQMHYTDMVAIQNQGEIAHLNEYLPRQGSYYWIGIRKIDGIWTWVGTKKTLTEEAKNWAVGEPNNGKNNEDCVEIYIKREIDGGKWNDEPCRKKKTALCYTASCQQDSCGGHGECVETINSHECKCHEGFSGEKCEHVVACEAMDNPRLGSCSHPFGNFSYNSTCQFTCEDGYQLSDSRPIRCTASGNWSADPPLCEVVKCPSLDKPIDGSMVCSSDESSYNSTCSFSCAAGFQLLGAPTVICTESAQWSQETPRCEAIKCPSPEGGAHVTMKCTDSLDSLSLNSSCSFSCEEGFDLQGAESVQCSETGEWSADPPTCTVVKCPSLDKPIDGSMVCSSDESSYNSTCSFSCAAGFQLLGAPSIICTESAQWSQETPRCEAIKCPSPEGGAHVTMECTDSLDSLSLNSSCSFSCEEGFDLQGAESVQCSQTGEWSADPPTCTAVKCPSLDKPIDGSMVCSSDESSYGSTCSFSCAAGFQLLGAPSVICTESAQWSQETPRCEAIKCPSPEGGAHVTMECTDSLDSLSLNSSCSFSCEEGFDLQGAESVQCSQTGEWSADPPTCTAVKCPSLDKPIDGSMVCSSDESSYNSTCSFSCAAGFQLLGAPSVICTESAQWSQETPRCEAIKCPSPEGGAHVTMECTDSLDSLSLNSSCSFSCEEGFDLQGAESVQCSQTGEWSADPPTCTVVTCPSLEKPIDGNMVCSYISDEFSYPYSYGSNCNFTCDEGFELQGSETLTCNIHGNWTGEVPTCQAGPLLSPTSLGLAAGGTIGFLSMLLYLVKRLRQRAKHFELNSSLDEDIPPQVYKNSIDSLI encoded by the exons Atg gAGTGCAGCTATGCGAAACAGGGACCTTGTGGTTTCAGAGTTTTGAATTCCTTGGCCCTCATCacctttcttcattttt CCTCATGGAAAGGAGTAGATGGTTGGTCATATCATTACTCCAAAACGACTATGAACTGGGAAAGTGCAAGAAAGTGGTGCCAGATGCACTACACAGACATGGTGGCCATTCAGAATCAGGGAGAAATTGCACATCTGAATGAATATTTGCCAAGGCAAGGATCTTACTACTGGATTGGGATTCGTAAAATCGATGGCATTTGGACCTGGGTTGGAACTAAGAAAACTCTGACGGAGGAAGCCAAAAACTGGGCCGTGGGGGAACCAAACAATGGGAAGAACAATGAGGACTGTGTGGAAATTTACATAAAGAGGGAAATAGATGGCGGGAAATGGAATGATGAACCctgcaggaaaaagaaaactgctttgTGCTACACAG CATCTTGTCAGCAGGACTCCTGTGGTGGCCATGGAGAATGTGTTGAAACCATCAACAGTCATGAATGCAAATGTCATGAAGGCTTCTCTGGAGAAAAATGTGAACATG TTGTTGCCTGTGAGGCGATGGACAACCCCAGACTAGGGTCCTGTTCTCACCCTTTTGGGAATTTCTCCTACAATTCTACCTGCCAGTTCACCTGCGAAGATGGATATCAGTTGAGCGACTCAAGGCCAATAAGGTGTACAGCATCAGGGAACTGGTCGGCAGACCCTCCGCTTTGTGAAG TTGTGAAATGCCCATCGCTGGACAAGCCCATTGATGGCAGTATGGTCTGCTCTTCTGATGAGTCAAGCTACAACTCCACCTGCAGCTTCAGCTGCGCAGCTGGCTTCCAGCTGCTCGGAGCCCCCACCGTCATCTGCACAGAGTCTGCACAGTGGAGCCAGGAGACGCCACGCTGTGAAG ctaTCAAGTGTCCGAGTCCAGAAGGGGGCGCTCACGTGACGATGAAATGCACTGACTCTTTGGACAGTCTGAGTCTGAACTCCAGTTGCAGCTTTAGCTGTGAGGAGGGCTTTGATCTCCAGGGAGCAGAGAGCGTTCAGTGCTCTGAGACGGGAGAGTGGAGCGCTGACCCACCCACCTGTACAG TTGTGAAATGCCCGTCGCTGGACAAGCCCATTGATGGCAGTATGGTCTGCTCTTCTGATGAGTCAAGCTACAACTCCACCTGCAGCTTCAGCTGCGCAGCTGGCTTCCAGCTGCTCGGAGCCCCCAGCATCATCTGCACAGAGTCTGCACAGTGGAGCCAGGAGACGCCGCGCTGTGAAG ctaTCAAGTGTCCGAGTCCAGAAGGGGGCGCTCACGTGACGATGGAATGCACTGACTCTTTGGACAGTCTGAGTCTGAACTCCAGCTGCAGCTTTAGCTGTGAGGAGGGCTTTGATCTCCAGGGAGCAGAGAGCGTTCAGTGCTCTCAGACGGGAGAGTGGAGCGCTGACCCACCCACCTGTACAG CTGTGAAATGCCCGTCGCTGGACAAGCCCATTGATGGCAGTATGGTCTGCTCTTCTGATGAGTCAAGCTACGGCTCCACCTGCAGCTTCAGCTGCGCAGCTGGCTTCCAGCTGCTCGGAGCCCCCAGCGTCATCTGCACAGAGTCTGCACAGTGGAGCCAGGAGACGCCGCGCTGTGAAG ctaTCAAGTGTCCGAGTCCAGAAGGGGGCGCTCACGTGACGATGGAATGCACTGACTCTTTGGACAGTCTGAGTCTGAACTCCAGCTGCAGCTTTAGCTGTGAGGAGGGCTTTGATCTCCAGGGAGCAGAGAGCGTCCAGTGCTCTCAGACGGGAGAGTGGAGCGCTGACCCACCCACCTGTACAG CTGTGAAATGCCCGTCGCTGGACAAGCCCATTGATGGCAGTATGGTCTGCTCTTCTGATGAGTCAAGCTACAACTCCACCTGCAGCTTCAGCTGCGCAGCTGGCTTCCAGCTGCTTGGAGCCCCCAGCGTCATCTGCACAGAGTCTGCACAGTGGAGCCAGGAGACGCCGCGCTGTGAAG ctaTCAAGTGTCCGAGTCCAGAAGGGGGCGCTCACGTGACGATGGAATGCACTGACTCTTTGGACAGTCTGAGTCTGAACTCCAGCTGCAGCTTTAGCTGTGAGGAGGGCTTTGATCTCCAGGGAGCAGAGAGCGTCCAGTGCTCTCAGACGGGAGAGTGGAGCGCTGACCCACCCACCTGTACAG TGGTGACATGCCCCTCATTGGAGAAGCCCATTGATGGAAACATGGTCTGTTCCTACATCTCTGATGAGTTCAGCTATCCCTACAGCTATGGCTCCAACTGCAACTTCACCTGTGATGAAGGCTTTGAACTTCAAGGATCCGAAACCCTGACCTGTAACATACATGGAAACTGGACTGGAGAAGTACCTACATGTCAAG CCGGGCCTTTGTTGAGCCCCACGTCATTAGGTCTGGCAGCAGGGGGCACCATTGGCTTCCTGTCCATGCTCTTGTACCTTGTGAAGCGACTTCGGCAGAGAG caaaacattttgaaCTGAATAG CTCCTTAGATGAAGATATTCCTCCTCAAGTGTACAAGAACAGCATTGACAGCCTCATTTAA
- the sele gene encoding E-selectin isoform X2, with protein sequence MECSYAKQGPCGFRVLNSLALITFLHFSSWKGVDGWSYHYSKTTMNWESARKWCQMHYTDMVAIQNQGEIAHLNEYLPRQGSYYWIGIRKIDGIWTWVGTKKTLTEEAKNWAVGEPNNGKNNEDCVEIYIKREIDGGKWNDEPCRKKKTALCYTASCQQDSCGGHGECVETINSHECKCHEGFSGEKCEHVVACEAMDNPRLGSCSHPFGNFSYNSTCQFTCEDGYQLSDSRPIRCTASGNWSADPPLCEVVKCPSLDKPIDGSMVCSSDESSYNSTCSFSCAAGFQLLGAPSIICTESAQWSQETPRCEAIKCPSPEGGAHVTMECTDSLDSLSLNSSCSFSCEEGFDLQGAESVQCSQTGEWSADPPTCTAVKCPSLDKPIDGSMVCSSDESSYGSTCSFSCAAGFQLLGAPSVICTESAQWSQETPRCEAIKCPSPEGGAHVTMECTDSLDSLSLNSSCSFSCEEGFDLQGAESVQCSQTGEWSADPPTCTAVKCPSLDKPIDGSMVCSSDESSYNSTCSFSCAAGFQLLGAPSVICTESAQWSQETPRCEAIKCPSPEGGAHVTMECTDSLDSLSLNSSCSFSCEEGFDLQGAESVQCSQTGEWSADPPTCTVVTCPSLEKPIDGNMVCSYISDEFSYPYSYGSNCNFTCDEGFELQGSETLTCNIHGNWTGEVPTCQAGPLLSPTSLGLAAGGTIGFLSMLLYLVKRLRQRAKHFELNSSLDEDIPPQVYKNSIDSLI encoded by the exons Atg gAGTGCAGCTATGCGAAACAGGGACCTTGTGGTTTCAGAGTTTTGAATTCCTTGGCCCTCATCacctttcttcattttt CCTCATGGAAAGGAGTAGATGGTTGGTCATATCATTACTCCAAAACGACTATGAACTGGGAAAGTGCAAGAAAGTGGTGCCAGATGCACTACACAGACATGGTGGCCATTCAGAATCAGGGAGAAATTGCACATCTGAATGAATATTTGCCAAGGCAAGGATCTTACTACTGGATTGGGATTCGTAAAATCGATGGCATTTGGACCTGGGTTGGAACTAAGAAAACTCTGACGGAGGAAGCCAAAAACTGGGCCGTGGGGGAACCAAACAATGGGAAGAACAATGAGGACTGTGTGGAAATTTACATAAAGAGGGAAATAGATGGCGGGAAATGGAATGATGAACCctgcaggaaaaagaaaactgctttgTGCTACACAG CATCTTGTCAGCAGGACTCCTGTGGTGGCCATGGAGAATGTGTTGAAACCATCAACAGTCATGAATGCAAATGTCATGAAGGCTTCTCTGGAGAAAAATGTGAACATG TTGTTGCCTGTGAGGCGATGGACAACCCCAGACTAGGGTCCTGTTCTCACCCTTTTGGGAATTTCTCCTACAATTCTACCTGCCAGTTCACCTGCGAAGATGGATATCAGTTGAGCGACTCAAGGCCAATAAGGTGTACAGCATCAGGGAACTGGTCGGCAGACCCTCCGCTTTGTGAAG TTGTGAAATGCCCGTCGCTGGACAAGCCCATTGATGGCAGTATGGTCTGCTCTTCTGATGAGTCAAGCTACAACTCCACCTGCAGCTTCAGCTGCGCAGCTGGCTTCCAGCTGCTCGGAGCCCCCAGCATCATCTGCACAGAGTCTGCACAGTGGAGCCAGGAGACGCCGCGCTGTGAAG ctaTCAAGTGTCCGAGTCCAGAAGGGGGCGCTCACGTGACGATGGAATGCACTGACTCTTTGGACAGTCTGAGTCTGAACTCCAGCTGCAGCTTTAGCTGTGAGGAGGGCTTTGATCTCCAGGGAGCAGAGAGCGTTCAGTGCTCTCAGACGGGAGAGTGGAGCGCTGACCCACCCACCTGTACAG CTGTGAAATGCCCGTCGCTGGACAAGCCCATTGATGGCAGTATGGTCTGCTCTTCTGATGAGTCAAGCTACGGCTCCACCTGCAGCTTCAGCTGCGCAGCTGGCTTCCAGCTGCTCGGAGCCCCCAGCGTCATCTGCACAGAGTCTGCACAGTGGAGCCAGGAGACGCCGCGCTGTGAAG ctaTCAAGTGTCCGAGTCCAGAAGGGGGCGCTCACGTGACGATGGAATGCACTGACTCTTTGGACAGTCTGAGTCTGAACTCCAGCTGCAGCTTTAGCTGTGAGGAGGGCTTTGATCTCCAGGGAGCAGAGAGCGTCCAGTGCTCTCAGACGGGAGAGTGGAGCGCTGACCCACCCACCTGTACAG CTGTGAAATGCCCGTCGCTGGACAAGCCCATTGATGGCAGTATGGTCTGCTCTTCTGATGAGTCAAGCTACAACTCCACCTGCAGCTTCAGCTGCGCAGCTGGCTTCCAGCTGCTTGGAGCCCCCAGCGTCATCTGCACAGAGTCTGCACAGTGGAGCCAGGAGACGCCGCGCTGTGAAG ctaTCAAGTGTCCGAGTCCAGAAGGGGGCGCTCACGTGACGATGGAATGCACTGACTCTTTGGACAGTCTGAGTCTGAACTCCAGCTGCAGCTTTAGCTGTGAGGAGGGCTTTGATCTCCAGGGAGCAGAGAGCGTCCAGTGCTCTCAGACGGGAGAGTGGAGCGCTGACCCACCCACCTGTACAG TGGTGACATGCCCCTCATTGGAGAAGCCCATTGATGGAAACATGGTCTGTTCCTACATCTCTGATGAGTTCAGCTATCCCTACAGCTATGGCTCCAACTGCAACTTCACCTGTGATGAAGGCTTTGAACTTCAAGGATCCGAAACCCTGACCTGTAACATACATGGAAACTGGACTGGAGAAGTACCTACATGTCAAG CCGGGCCTTTGTTGAGCCCCACGTCATTAGGTCTGGCAGCAGGGGGCACCATTGGCTTCCTGTCCATGCTCTTGTACCTTGTGAAGCGACTTCGGCAGAGAG caaaacattttgaaCTGAATAG CTCCTTAGATGAAGATATTCCTCCTCAAGTGTACAAGAACAGCATTGACAGCCTCATTTAA
- the sele gene encoding E-selectin isoform X3, producing MECSYAKQGPCGFRVLNSLALITFLHFSSWKGVDGWSYHYSKTTMNWESARKWCQMHYTDMVAIQNQGEIAHLNEYLPRQGSYYWIGIRKIDGIWTWVGTKKTLTEEAKNWAVGEPNNGKNNEDCVEIYIKREIDGGKWNDEPCRKKKTALCYTASCQQDSCGGHGECVETINSHECKCHEGFSGEKCEHVVACEAMDNPRLGSCSHPFGNFSYNSTCQFTCEDGYQLSDSRPIRCTASGNWSADPPLCEVVKCPSLDKPIDGSMVCSSDESSYNSTCSFSCAAGFQLLGAPTVICTESAQWSQETPRCEAIKCPSPEGGAHVTMKCTDSLDSLSLNSSCSFSCEEGFDLQGAESVQCSETGEWSADPPTCTAVKCPSLDKPIDGSMVCSSDESSYGSTCSFSCAAGFQLLGAPSVICTESAQWSQETPRCEAIKCPSPEGGAHVTMECTDSLDSLSLNSSCSFSCEEGFDLQGAESVQCSQTGEWSADPPTCTAVKCPSLDKPIDGSMVCSSDESSYNSTCSFSCAAGFQLLGAPSVICTESAQWSQETPRCEAIKCPSPEGGAHVTMECTDSLDSLSLNSSCSFSCEEGFDLQGAESVQCSQTGEWSADPPTCTVVTCPSLEKPIDGNMVCSYISDEFSYPYSYGSNCNFTCDEGFELQGSETLTCNIHGNWTGEVPTCQAGPLLSPTSLGLAAGGTIGFLSMLLYLVKRLRQRAKHFELNSSLDEDIPPQVYKNSIDSLI from the exons Atg gAGTGCAGCTATGCGAAACAGGGACCTTGTGGTTTCAGAGTTTTGAATTCCTTGGCCCTCATCacctttcttcattttt CCTCATGGAAAGGAGTAGATGGTTGGTCATATCATTACTCCAAAACGACTATGAACTGGGAAAGTGCAAGAAAGTGGTGCCAGATGCACTACACAGACATGGTGGCCATTCAGAATCAGGGAGAAATTGCACATCTGAATGAATATTTGCCAAGGCAAGGATCTTACTACTGGATTGGGATTCGTAAAATCGATGGCATTTGGACCTGGGTTGGAACTAAGAAAACTCTGACGGAGGAAGCCAAAAACTGGGCCGTGGGGGAACCAAACAATGGGAAGAACAATGAGGACTGTGTGGAAATTTACATAAAGAGGGAAATAGATGGCGGGAAATGGAATGATGAACCctgcaggaaaaagaaaactgctttgTGCTACACAG CATCTTGTCAGCAGGACTCCTGTGGTGGCCATGGAGAATGTGTTGAAACCATCAACAGTCATGAATGCAAATGTCATGAAGGCTTCTCTGGAGAAAAATGTGAACATG TTGTTGCCTGTGAGGCGATGGACAACCCCAGACTAGGGTCCTGTTCTCACCCTTTTGGGAATTTCTCCTACAATTCTACCTGCCAGTTCACCTGCGAAGATGGATATCAGTTGAGCGACTCAAGGCCAATAAGGTGTACAGCATCAGGGAACTGGTCGGCAGACCCTCCGCTTTGTGAAG TTGTGAAATGCCCATCGCTGGACAAGCCCATTGATGGCAGTATGGTCTGCTCTTCTGATGAGTCAAGCTACAACTCCACCTGCAGCTTCAGCTGCGCAGCTGGCTTCCAGCTGCTCGGAGCCCCCACCGTCATCTGCACAGAGTCTGCACAGTGGAGCCAGGAGACGCCACGCTGTGAAG ctaTCAAGTGTCCGAGTCCAGAAGGGGGCGCTCACGTGACGATGAAATGCACTGACTCTTTGGACAGTCTGAGTCTGAACTCCAGTTGCAGCTTTAGCTGTGAGGAGGGCTTTGATCTCCAGGGAGCAGAGAGCGTTCAGTGCTCTGAGACGGGAGAGTGGAGCGCTGACCCACCCACCTGTACAG CTGTGAAATGCCCGTCGCTGGACAAGCCCATTGATGGCAGTATGGTCTGCTCTTCTGATGAGTCAAGCTACGGCTCCACCTGCAGCTTCAGCTGCGCAGCTGGCTTCCAGCTGCTCGGAGCCCCCAGCGTCATCTGCACAGAGTCTGCACAGTGGAGCCAGGAGACGCCGCGCTGTGAAG ctaTCAAGTGTCCGAGTCCAGAAGGGGGCGCTCACGTGACGATGGAATGCACTGACTCTTTGGACAGTCTGAGTCTGAACTCCAGCTGCAGCTTTAGCTGTGAGGAGGGCTTTGATCTCCAGGGAGCAGAGAGCGTCCAGTGCTCTCAGACGGGAGAGTGGAGCGCTGACCCACCCACCTGTACAG CTGTGAAATGCCCGTCGCTGGACAAGCCCATTGATGGCAGTATGGTCTGCTCTTCTGATGAGTCAAGCTACAACTCCACCTGCAGCTTCAGCTGCGCAGCTGGCTTCCAGCTGCTTGGAGCCCCCAGCGTCATCTGCACAGAGTCTGCACAGTGGAGCCAGGAGACGCCGCGCTGTGAAG ctaTCAAGTGTCCGAGTCCAGAAGGGGGCGCTCACGTGACGATGGAATGCACTGACTCTTTGGACAGTCTGAGTCTGAACTCCAGCTGCAGCTTTAGCTGTGAGGAGGGCTTTGATCTCCAGGGAGCAGAGAGCGTCCAGTGCTCTCAGACGGGAGAGTGGAGCGCTGACCCACCCACCTGTACAG TGGTGACATGCCCCTCATTGGAGAAGCCCATTGATGGAAACATGGTCTGTTCCTACATCTCTGATGAGTTCAGCTATCCCTACAGCTATGGCTCCAACTGCAACTTCACCTGTGATGAAGGCTTTGAACTTCAAGGATCCGAAACCCTGACCTGTAACATACATGGAAACTGGACTGGAGAAGTACCTACATGTCAAG CCGGGCCTTTGTTGAGCCCCACGTCATTAGGTCTGGCAGCAGGGGGCACCATTGGCTTCCTGTCCATGCTCTTGTACCTTGTGAAGCGACTTCGGCAGAGAG caaaacattttgaaCTGAATAG CTCCTTAGATGAAGATATTCCTCCTCAAGTGTACAAGAACAGCATTGACAGCCTCATTTAA
- the LOC118225653 gene encoding E-selectin-like isoform X1 — protein sequence MRNYRVSLRQGSQQVKVKWFLILICDILMTGYTLGWTYHYSNTTMDWATARQWCNTTYTDLVAIQNQNEISYLNKTLPQKKDYYWIGIRKINGTWTWIGTNEKIAEKDGHWAEKEPNNKLLEDCVEIYIKRHKDEGKWNDENCGKQKHPLCFKAHCNATTCSNAGECTETINNYTCKCAPGFKGPHCQDAVQCERPVIPQHGWMDCNGPHGNHSYMSTCKFHCAEGFSLQGQPERNCSASGEWTGSTPVCKGVDCKGPSEPKDGYVNCSGSSTTSSLACEFSCSKGFLLLGPKKVTCNPAGLWTGKSPFCASFMYVAAAFAGTTILSTSCFLFFCLMHCRKRKKTVQKRLPEEDRPQPDEEPEDVSNCMEEENWEEV from the exons ATG AGAAACTACAGGGTCTCCCTCAGGCAAGGGTCTCAGCAAGTGAAAGTGAAATGGTTTCTCATTCTCATATGTG ATATTTTGATGACTGGATACACACTTGGATGGACCTACCATTACAGCAATACAACCATGGACTGGGCCACAGCAAGGCAATGGTGCAACACTACTTACACAGACTTAGTTGCCATTCAGAACCAGAATGAAATCAGTTACCTTAATAAAACCCTTCCCCAAAAAAAGGACTATTACTGGATTGGAATTCGGAAGATAAATGGCACCTGGACATGGATTggaacaaatgagaaaatagcGGAAAAAGATGGACACTGGGCTGAAAAGGAACCCAACAATAAACTACTTGAAGATTGTGTGGAAATATACATCAAAAGACACAAAGATGAGGGTAAATGGAACGATGAAAATTgcggaaaacaaaaacatccctTGTGCTTCAAag CTCACTGTAATGCAACAACATGCAGCAATGCAGGGGAATGCACAGAAACTATTAACAACTACACGTGCAAATGTGCCCCAGGGTTCAAAGGACCTCATTGCCAAGATG CTGTTCAGTGTGAAAGACCTGTAATACCCCAGCACGGCTGGATGGACTGCAATGGTCCCCACGGAAACCACAGCTACATGTCAACGTGCAAGTTTCACTGCGCTGAGGGCTTCTCTCTGCAGGGTCAGCCGGAACGCAACTGCAGCGCATCAGGAGAATGGACAGGATCCACACCAGTATGTAAAG GTGTGGATTGCAAAGGTCCTTCTGAACCGAAGGATGGATATGTGAACTGCTCTGGATCATCTACCACTTCAAGTTTAGCCTGTGAATTTAGCTGTTCTAAGGGCTTTCTGTTACTGGGACCAAAAAAGGTCACATGCAATCCTGCAGGCCTCTGGACTGGAAAGAGCCCATTTTGTGcaa GCTTTATGTATGTCGCAGCGGCTTTTGCTGGGACCACCATCCTCTCAACATcctgtttcttatttttctgtttgatgCATTGCAGAAAAA GAAAGAAGACTGTACAAAAACG ACTTCCAGAGGAAGACAGACCACAACCTGATGAAGAACCTGAAGAT GTGTCTAACTGCATGGAAGAGGAGAATTGGGAGGAAGTCTAA
- the LOC118225653 gene encoding L-selectin-like isoform X3, which yields MRNYRVSLRQGSQQVKVKWFLILICDILMTGYTLGWTYHYSNTTMDWATARQWCNTTYTDLVAIQNQNEISYLNKTLPQKKDYYWIGIRKINGTWTWIGTNEKIAEKDGHWAEKEPNNKLLEDCVEIYIKRHKDEGKWNDENCGKQKHPLCFKAHCNATTCSNAGECTETINNYTCKCAPGFKGPHCQDAVQCERPVIPQHGWMDCNGPHGNHSYMSTCKFHCAEGFSLQGQPERNCSASGEWTGSTPVWIAKVLLNRRMDM from the exons ATG AGAAACTACAGGGTCTCCCTCAGGCAAGGGTCTCAGCAAGTGAAAGTGAAATGGTTTCTCATTCTCATATGTG ATATTTTGATGACTGGATACACACTTGGATGGACCTACCATTACAGCAATACAACCATGGACTGGGCCACAGCAAGGCAATGGTGCAACACTACTTACACAGACTTAGTTGCCATTCAGAACCAGAATGAAATCAGTTACCTTAATAAAACCCTTCCCCAAAAAAAGGACTATTACTGGATTGGAATTCGGAAGATAAATGGCACCTGGACATGGATTggaacaaatgagaaaatagcGGAAAAAGATGGACACTGGGCTGAAAAGGAACCCAACAATAAACTACTTGAAGATTGTGTGGAAATATACATCAAAAGACACAAAGATGAGGGTAAATGGAACGATGAAAATTgcggaaaacaaaaacatccctTGTGCTTCAAag CTCACTGTAATGCAACAACATGCAGCAATGCAGGGGAATGCACAGAAACTATTAACAACTACACGTGCAAATGTGCCCCAGGGTTCAAAGGACCTCATTGCCAAGATG CTGTTCAGTGTGAAAGACCTGTAATACCCCAGCACGGCTGGATGGACTGCAATGGTCCCCACGGAAACCACAGCTACATGTCAACGTGCAAGTTTCACTGCGCTGAGGGCTTCTCTCTGCAGGGTCAGCCGGAACGCAACTGCAGCGCATCAGGAGAATGGACAGGATCCACACCA GTGTGGATTGCAAAGGTCCTTCTGAACCGAAGGATGGATATGTGA
- the LOC118225653 gene encoding E-selectin-like isoform X2 → MTGYTLGWTYHYSNTTMDWATARQWCNTTYTDLVAIQNQNEISYLNKTLPQKKDYYWIGIRKINGTWTWIGTNEKIAEKDGHWAEKEPNNKLLEDCVEIYIKRHKDEGKWNDENCGKQKHPLCFKAHCNATTCSNAGECTETINNYTCKCAPGFKGPHCQDAVQCERPVIPQHGWMDCNGPHGNHSYMSTCKFHCAEGFSLQGQPERNCSASGEWTGSTPVCKGVDCKGPSEPKDGYVNCSGSSTTSSLACEFSCSKGFLLLGPKKVTCNPAGLWTGKSPFCASFMYVAAAFAGTTILSTSCFLFFCLMHCRKRKKTVQKRLPEEDRPQPDEEPEDVSNCMEEENWEEV, encoded by the exons ATGACTGGATACACACTTGGATGGACCTACCATTACAGCAATACAACCATGGACTGGGCCACAGCAAGGCAATGGTGCAACACTACTTACACAGACTTAGTTGCCATTCAGAACCAGAATGAAATCAGTTACCTTAATAAAACCCTTCCCCAAAAAAAGGACTATTACTGGATTGGAATTCGGAAGATAAATGGCACCTGGACATGGATTggaacaaatgagaaaatagcGGAAAAAGATGGACACTGGGCTGAAAAGGAACCCAACAATAAACTACTTGAAGATTGTGTGGAAATATACATCAAAAGACACAAAGATGAGGGTAAATGGAACGATGAAAATTgcggaaaacaaaaacatccctTGTGCTTCAAag CTCACTGTAATGCAACAACATGCAGCAATGCAGGGGAATGCACAGAAACTATTAACAACTACACGTGCAAATGTGCCCCAGGGTTCAAAGGACCTCATTGCCAAGATG CTGTTCAGTGTGAAAGACCTGTAATACCCCAGCACGGCTGGATGGACTGCAATGGTCCCCACGGAAACCACAGCTACATGTCAACGTGCAAGTTTCACTGCGCTGAGGGCTTCTCTCTGCAGGGTCAGCCGGAACGCAACTGCAGCGCATCAGGAGAATGGACAGGATCCACACCAGTATGTAAAG GTGTGGATTGCAAAGGTCCTTCTGAACCGAAGGATGGATATGTGAACTGCTCTGGATCATCTACCACTTCAAGTTTAGCCTGTGAATTTAGCTGTTCTAAGGGCTTTCTGTTACTGGGACCAAAAAAGGTCACATGCAATCCTGCAGGCCTCTGGACTGGAAAGAGCCCATTTTGTGcaa GCTTTATGTATGTCGCAGCGGCTTTTGCTGGGACCACCATCCTCTCAACATcctgtttcttatttttctgtttgatgCATTGCAGAAAAA GAAAGAAGACTGTACAAAAACG ACTTCCAGAGGAAGACAGACCACAACCTGATGAAGAACCTGAAGAT GTGTCTAACTGCATGGAAGAGGAGAATTGGGAGGAAGTCTAA
- the LOC118225653 gene encoding E-selectin-like isoform X4, producing the protein MDRIHTSVDCKGPSEPKDGYVNCSGSSTTSSLACEFSCSKGFLLLGPKKVTCNPAGLWTGKSPFCASFMYVAAAFAGTTILSTSCFLFFCLMHCRKRKKTVQKRLPEEDRPQPDEEPEDVSNCMEEENWEEV; encoded by the exons ATGGACAGGATCCACACCA GTGTGGATTGCAAAGGTCCTTCTGAACCGAAGGATGGATATGTGAACTGCTCTGGATCATCTACCACTTCAAGTTTAGCCTGTGAATTTAGCTGTTCTAAGGGCTTTCTGTTACTGGGACCAAAAAAGGTCACATGCAATCCTGCAGGCCTCTGGACTGGAAAGAGCCCATTTTGTGcaa GCTTTATGTATGTCGCAGCGGCTTTTGCTGGGACCACCATCCTCTCAACATcctgtttcttatttttctgtttgatgCATTGCAGAAAAA GAAAGAAGACTGTACAAAAACG ACTTCCAGAGGAAGACAGACCACAACCTGATGAAGAACCTGAAGAT GTGTCTAACTGCATGGAAGAGGAGAATTGGGAGGAAGTCTAA